In one Alnus glutinosa chromosome 12, dhAlnGlut1.1, whole genome shotgun sequence genomic region, the following are encoded:
- the LOC133851654 gene encoding peroxidase 72: MSRFTSFLLVLSLFAFAPLCFASKKYGGYLFPQFYDHSCPRAQQIVKSVVAKAVAKEARMAASLLRLEFHDCFVQGCDASILLDSSGSITSEKRSNPNRNSARGFEVLDEIKSALEKECPHTVSCADILSLAARDSTVLSGGPSWEVPLGRRDSRSASLSGSNNNIPAPNNTFQTILTKFKRQGLDVVDLVTLSGSHTIGNARCTSFRQRLYNQSGNGQPDYTLDQSYAAQLRGRCPRSGGDSNLFFLDFVSPTKFDNSYFKNILAYKGLLNSDQVLLTKNEASMELVKKYAENNQLFFEQFAKSMVKLGNITPLTGSRGEIRKNCRKVNS, from the exons ATGTCTCGGTTTACGAGTTTTCTCCTGGTCCTTTCTCTTTTTGCCTTTGCTCCCCTTTGCTTCGCTAGCAAGAAATATGGGGGTTACCTGTTCCCACAGTTTTATGACCATTCCTGCCCAAGAGCTCAACAGATCGTCAAGTCCGTCGTCGCCAAGGCTGTTGCCAAAGAAGCCCGCATGGCAGCTTCTTTGCTTAGGCTTGAGTTCCACGATTGCTTTGTCCAG GGCTGTGATGCATCGATACTGCTAGACAGCAGTGGGAGCATAACCAGTGAGAAGAGGTCAAATCCTAACAGGAATTCAGCACGAGGGTTTGAGGTCCTAGACGAGATCAAATCTGCTTTGGAGAAAGAGTGCCCTCATACAGTTTCTTGTGCTGATATTTTATCTCTTGCTGCTAGAGATTCCACCGTTCTA TCCGGCGGACCCAGCTGGGAGGTCCCACTAGGAAGAAGGGACTCCAGAAGTGCGAGCTTGAGTGGCTCCAACAACAACATTCCTGCTCCAAACAACACATTCCAGACCATCCTCACCAAGTTCAAGAGACAAGGGCTTGATGTTGTTGATCTTGTTACACTATCCG GGAGCCACACCATAGGAAATGCCCGGTGCACCAGCTTCAGGCAGAGACTCTACAACCAGTCAGGCAACGGGCAGCCTGACTACACACTTGACCAATCATATGCCGCCCAATTGCGTGGCAGATGCCCAAGATCCGGCGGTGACAGTAACCTGTTTTTCTTGGACTTTGTCAGCCCAACAAAGTTTGACAACAGTTACTTCAAGAACATATTGGCTTACAAAGGCCTCTTAAACTCTGACCAAGTTCTCCTCACAAAGAATGAAGCATCCATGGAACTGGTGAAGAAGTACGCGGAGAACAACCAGCTCTTCTTTGAGCAGTTCGCCAAGTCCATGGTTAAGTTGGGAAACATTACTCCATTGACAGGTTCAAGGGGAGAGATTAGAAAGAACTGCAGGAAGGTTAACTCTTGA